In one Streptomyces sp. NBC_01241 genomic region, the following are encoded:
- a CDS encoding EboA domain-containing protein, translating to MPMNPTTTRLLTRKELEARLGGAARAWLDEALAEAEHAASREDTEQRPGGPYAVPSWELRYAAAGRHCGLEHADSVRALLLIEARAALSALTRLYEQGTAAERRAVLLTLHRLDLGPTALPLVEDALRTNDTRLVAAAVGPYAAAHLDAHNWRHAILKCLFTGVPVETVDQLARRSRGDAELARMLGDFAAERIAAGRSVPAGLTRVLALTTPGPAAPTEES from the coding sequence ATGCCGATGAACCCGACGACCACCCGGCTGCTGACCCGCAAGGAACTCGAAGCCCGGCTCGGCGGAGCCGCACGCGCCTGGCTCGACGAGGCCCTCGCCGAGGCCGAACACGCCGCCTCCCGCGAAGACACCGAACAGCGGCCCGGCGGCCCGTACGCCGTACCGTCGTGGGAGCTGCGGTACGCGGCCGCCGGCCGGCACTGCGGACTCGAACACGCCGACTCCGTACGTGCCCTGCTGCTCATCGAGGCCCGCGCCGCACTGTCTGCCCTCACCAGGCTCTACGAGCAGGGCACCGCCGCCGAACGGCGCGCCGTCCTGCTCACTCTGCACCGGCTGGACCTCGGCCCCACCGCCCTTCCGCTCGTCGAGGACGCCTTGCGCACCAATGACACCCGGCTCGTCGCCGCGGCCGTCGGACCGTACGCGGCCGCCCATCTCGATGCGCACAACTGGCGCCACGCCATTCTCAAATGCCTCTTCACCGGTGTCCCCGTCGAGACCGTCGACCAACTGGCCCGGCGCTCGCGCGGCGACGCGGAACTCGCCCGCATGCTCGGTGACTTCGCGGCCGAACGTATCGCCGCGGGCCGCAGCGTTCCCGCCGGTCTCACCCGCGTCCTCGCCCTCACCACCCCTGGCCCCGCGGCCCCCACGGAGGAGTCCTGA
- a CDS encoding SCO3242 family prenyltransferase, with product MTLRAWAELLRVSALFTVPGDALAGAATRGLRPDRGTALAVGASLCLYEAGMALNDWADRDEDAIDRPHRPIPSGRIAPGAALAAAGALTAAGLGLAARAGRPALAVAAGLAATVWAYDLRLKHTPAGPAAMAAARGLDLLLGAAATGAAKRPTGSGSGPAPGAAARGGNRGGMRSALPAAGLLGAHTYAVTAVSRHEAQGGSTAVPLAALAAVTALGAAALREPGGALPEPGGSEGTPPHGPHGRTRTAHLSHRPRATLASTTTPRLLLTALTGSYFRTAAGPLLHAALNPSPPLTQRAVGGGIRAMIPLQAALAARAGAAGTGYAVMGLVPLARALARKVSPT from the coding sequence GTGACGCTACGGGCCTGGGCGGAACTGCTGCGGGTGTCGGCGCTGTTCACCGTCCCCGGCGACGCGCTCGCCGGAGCGGCAACGAGAGGCCTGCGCCCCGACCGGGGCACCGCGCTCGCCGTCGGCGCCTCGCTCTGCCTGTACGAGGCGGGGATGGCCCTCAACGACTGGGCCGACCGTGACGAGGACGCCATCGACCGCCCGCACCGGCCGATCCCCTCGGGACGGATCGCCCCCGGCGCGGCCCTCGCGGCGGCCGGCGCGCTGACGGCCGCGGGCCTGGGCCTCGCCGCCCGGGCCGGCCGCCCGGCCCTCGCGGTCGCCGCGGGGCTGGCGGCGACGGTCTGGGCGTACGACCTCCGTCTCAAACACACCCCGGCGGGACCGGCGGCGATGGCGGCGGCGCGAGGACTGGATCTCCTGCTCGGCGCCGCAGCCACGGGGGCCGCGAAGAGACCGACGGGTTCGGGCTCGGGCCCGGCTCCTGGTGCGGCTGCGCGCGGCGGCAACCGCGGGGGCATGCGGAGCGCCCTCCCGGCCGCCGGACTGCTCGGCGCGCACACCTACGCCGTCACCGCCGTCTCCCGGCACGAGGCGCAGGGTGGATCCACCGCCGTCCCCCTCGCCGCGCTCGCGGCCGTCACCGCGCTGGGCGCCGCGGCCCTGCGTGAGCCCGGGGGCGCGCTCCCGGAACCGGGAGGGTCCGAGGGCACGCCCCCGCACGGGCCTCACGGCCGGACGCGGACGGCGCACCTCTCGCACCGGCCCCGGGCCACCCTGGCGTCCACCACCACCCCCCGCCTCCTCCTCACCGCGCTCACCGGCAGCTACTTCCGTACCGCCGCCGGGCCCCTCCTCCACGCCGCCCTCAACCCGTCCCCGCCGCTCACCCAGCGCGCCGTCGGCGGTGGCATCCGGGCGATGATCCCGCTCCAGGCCGCCCTGGCCGCCCGCGCCGGAGCAGCCGGAACCGGGTACGCCGTCATGGGGCTCGTCCCGCTGGCCCGCGCCCTCGCCCGGAAGGTGAGCCCCACATGA
- a CDS encoding substrate-binding domain-containing protein, whose amino-acid sequence MPETSRRRLLFGTAAVSAGAVLTACTSNEPKKTETAQSNQPAADDKPGKPVTIGFAGPQADHGWLNAINENAKSRAAKYSEVTLESTEGSNDTAAQIGQVKTLINKKVDVLVILPADGKALTQVGLEAMRAGIPVINLDRIFASPQAYRCWVGGDNYGMGLNAGTYIGEQLKDKAGAKVVELAGIDNLELTKQRSQGFADALKNYPNIKLVARQAADFTVESGQAKMAQLLQAQKKFDALWNHDDDQGVGALRAIQQAGRDEFLMVGGAGAKSAMDAIKADDSVLKATVLYPPTMAASAIDLARALAQGKGVGGLAEMEIPTNLTLYSAVVTKENIDQYLPTGFS is encoded by the coding sequence ATGCCAGAAACCAGCCGCAGACGACTGCTCTTCGGCACCGCAGCCGTCTCCGCAGGCGCCGTCCTCACCGCCTGCACCAGCAACGAGCCCAAGAAGACGGAGACCGCGCAGAGCAATCAGCCCGCCGCCGACGACAAGCCCGGCAAGCCCGTCACCATCGGCTTCGCGGGTCCGCAGGCCGACCACGGCTGGCTCAACGCCATCAACGAGAACGCCAAGTCGCGGGCGGCGAAGTATTCCGAGGTGACGCTGGAGAGCACCGAGGGCTCCAACGACACCGCCGCCCAGATCGGCCAGGTCAAGACCCTCATCAACAAGAAGGTCGACGTCCTCGTCATCCTCCCCGCCGACGGCAAGGCGCTCACCCAGGTGGGCCTGGAGGCCATGCGGGCGGGCATCCCCGTCATCAACCTGGACCGGATCTTCGCCTCCCCGCAGGCCTACCGCTGCTGGGTCGGCGGCGACAACTACGGCATGGGCCTCAACGCCGGTACGTACATCGGCGAGCAACTCAAGGACAAGGCGGGAGCCAAGGTCGTCGAGCTGGCCGGCATCGACAACCTGGAGCTCACCAAGCAGCGAAGTCAGGGCTTCGCCGACGCGTTGAAGAACTACCCCAACATCAAACTGGTGGCCCGTCAGGCCGCCGACTTCACCGTCGAGTCGGGTCAGGCAAAGATGGCCCAACTCCTCCAGGCACAGAAGAAGTTCGACGCTCTGTGGAACCACGACGACGATCAGGGTGTGGGCGCGCTGCGCGCCATCCAGCAGGCGGGCCGCGACGAGTTCCTGATGGTCGGCGGCGCCGGGGCCAAGTCCGCGATGGACGCCATCAAGGCCGACGACAGCGTGCTGAAGGCGACCGTTCTCTACCCGCCGACGATGGCGGCGTCCGCCATCGACCTGGCCCGTGCCCTCGCCCAGGGCAAGGGTGTCGGCGGCCTGGCCGAAATGGAGATCCCGACCAATCTCACTCTCTACTCGGCCGTGGTCACCAAGGAGAACATCGACCAGTACCTGCCGACGGGCTTCAGCTGA
- a CDS encoding ThuA domain-containing protein: MHITRYRSRTRLRVRTSLALLTGGLLTAATLTLGASPGAAVEGPASPAAADAAAEEFQQVTLAKGAAETGEPMTLAVLPDRSVLHTSRTGELRLTDSGGNTRVVGSVPVYSHDEEGLQGVAIDPDFSENRAIYLYYAPPLDTPGGDAPENGTAADFAKFDGVNRLSRFVLNADGTLDNASEKKILDIPTSRGICCHVGGDIDFDAQGNLYLSTGDDSNPFASDGYAPIDERPDRNPAFDARRSAGNTNDLRGKILRIKVAEDGSYTIPDGNLFAPGTDKTRPEIYAMGLRNPFRFSVDKATGILYVGDYGPDAGAADPKRGPAGQVEFDRVTEAGNFGWPFCTGANDAYVDYDFATKTSGASFDCNAPKNTSPHNTGLVDLPPAQPAWIPYDGGSVPEFGTGSESPMGGPVYHYDADLDSPVKFPEAYDGQFFAGEFGRRWIKAIKHDADGTVQSINPVPWTGTQVMDMAFGPDGALYVLDYGTSWFGGDENSGLYRIENATGGRSPNAVASSNKTSGTAPLKVGFSSEGTVDPDGDPLTYAWDFGDGGSSTAANPTYTYKKNGTYTATVTAKDPTGRTASASVHVTVGNTAPKVELKLPGDGQLFTFGDDVPFKVTVTDPEDGTIDCSKVEVRFVLGHDSHGHPITTVNGCSGTIKTAVDGGHDPNANIFGVIDASYTDGGGGGQASLSGHDQAQLQPRHRQAEHFSASSGIKVYDKATANGGKTVGDIDNGDWISFKPYILGDSNKLTARIASGGSGGFLEVRAGSATGTLLGSTPVPVTGGWENFQDVDVNLSKVPKKATELFLVFKGGDGALYDVDDFELTHSTAGKAAKRVLVFSKTAGFRHDAIPEGIAALKELGKGSDITVDATEEARQFTTGNLARYDAVVFLSTTGDVLNADQQKAFENYVATGGGYMGVHAAADTEYDWPFYGGLVGAYFSSHPAIQPATVRVEDHKHPATAHLDDEWNRTDEWYNYRTNPRGQAKVLATLDETTYTGGTMKGDHPITWCQSYQGGRSFYTGLGHTKESYAEPAFRGLLLGGMRYAAGQVKADCKPDTGYRSIFNGKTLEGWKQAGPGKFDIVDGELRSEGGMGLLTYQAKELGAYSLKLDWKMQGDDNSGVFVGFPESDDPWSAVNNGYEVQIDATDAPDRTTGSIYTFKAANIKARDQALRPPGQWNSYEIKVQGERLQVFLNGVKINDFTNTDPARSLKNGYIGIQNHGANDHVSFRNIQLKELPSA; the protein is encoded by the coding sequence GTGCACATCACCAGATACAGGAGCAGAACCCGGCTCCGCGTCCGTACATCCCTCGCCCTGCTCACCGGCGGCCTGCTCACCGCGGCCACCCTCACCCTCGGCGCCTCGCCCGGGGCGGCCGTGGAAGGACCGGCGTCGCCGGCCGCCGCCGACGCCGCGGCCGAGGAATTCCAGCAGGTCACGCTCGCCAAGGGCGCGGCCGAGACCGGCGAGCCCATGACCCTCGCCGTCCTCCCCGACCGCAGCGTGCTGCACACCTCGCGCACCGGCGAGCTGCGTCTCACCGACAGCGGTGGAAACACCCGGGTCGTGGGGTCCGTCCCCGTGTACTCGCACGACGAAGAGGGCCTCCAGGGCGTCGCCATCGACCCCGACTTCAGCGAGAACCGGGCCATCTACCTCTACTACGCGCCCCCGCTGGACACCCCCGGCGGAGACGCGCCGGAGAACGGCACGGCCGCCGACTTCGCCAAGTTCGACGGGGTGAACCGTCTCTCGCGCTTCGTCCTGAACGCCGACGGCACCCTCGACAACGCCAGCGAGAAGAAGATCCTCGACATCCCGACCTCGCGCGGTATCTGCTGTCATGTCGGCGGCGACATCGACTTCGACGCGCAGGGCAACCTGTATCTGTCGACCGGCGACGACTCCAACCCGTTCGCCTCCGACGGCTACGCGCCGATCGACGAGCGCCCCGACCGCAACCCGGCGTTCGACGCCAGGCGCAGCGCCGGCAACACCAACGATTTGCGCGGCAAGATTCTCCGCATCAAGGTCGCCGAAGACGGCTCGTACACCATCCCTGACGGGAACCTCTTCGCGCCGGGTACGGACAAGACCCGTCCCGAGATCTACGCGATGGGCCTTCGCAACCCGTTCCGCTTCTCCGTCGACAAGGCCACGGGCATCCTCTACGTCGGCGACTACGGGCCCGACGCGGGTGCGGCCGATCCCAAGCGAGGACCGGCCGGACAGGTCGAGTTCGACCGGGTGACCGAGGCGGGCAACTTCGGCTGGCCGTTCTGCACCGGAGCCAACGACGCGTACGTCGACTACGACTTCGCGACGAAGACGTCCGGCGCATCCTTCGACTGCAACGCTCCTAAGAACACCTCGCCGCACAACACCGGCCTCGTGGACCTGCCGCCCGCCCAGCCCGCCTGGATTCCCTACGACGGCGGATCCGTGCCCGAGTTCGGCACCGGCTCCGAGTCGCCGATGGGCGGCCCCGTCTACCACTACGACGCCGACCTCGACTCGCCGGTGAAGTTCCCCGAGGCCTACGACGGGCAGTTCTTCGCCGGAGAGTTCGGCCGACGCTGGATCAAGGCCATCAAGCACGACGCCGACGGCACCGTCCAGTCCATCAACCCCGTTCCGTGGACCGGGACCCAGGTGATGGACATGGCCTTCGGACCCGACGGGGCGCTGTACGTCCTCGACTACGGCACCAGCTGGTTCGGCGGCGACGAGAACTCCGGGCTCTACCGCATCGAGAACGCCACCGGCGGCCGCTCACCCAACGCGGTCGCGTCGTCCAACAAGACCTCGGGCACGGCGCCGCTCAAGGTGGGCTTCTCCTCGGAGGGCACCGTCGACCCCGACGGCGACCCCCTGACGTACGCCTGGGACTTCGGCGACGGCGGCAGCTCGACCGCCGCCAACCCCACGTACACATACAAGAAGAACGGCACCTACACGGCGACCGTCACCGCCAAGGACCCGACCGGCCGGACCGCCTCCGCGAGTGTCCATGTCACGGTCGGCAACACGGCACCGAAGGTGGAACTCAAACTCCCCGGTGACGGGCAGCTGTTCACCTTCGGTGACGATGTCCCGTTCAAGGTGACCGTCACCGACCCCGAGGACGGCACGATCGACTGCTCGAAGGTCGAGGTCCGCTTCGTTCTCGGCCACGACAGCCACGGCCACCCGATCACCACCGTCAACGGGTGCTCCGGCACGATCAAGACCGCAGTCGACGGCGGGCACGACCCGAACGCCAACATCTTCGGGGTCATCGACGCCTCCTACACGGACGGCGGAGGCGGCGGCCAGGCGTCCCTGTCCGGTCACGACCAGGCGCAGCTCCAGCCGAGGCACCGCCAGGCCGAGCACTTCAGCGCCTCGTCCGGGATCAAGGTCTACGACAAGGCGACCGCCAACGGCGGCAAGACCGTCGGCGACATCGACAACGGCGACTGGATCTCCTTCAAGCCGTACATCCTCGGCGACTCCAACAAGCTCACCGCCCGCATCGCATCCGGTGGCAGCGGAGGATTCCTGGAGGTACGGGCAGGCTCGGCGACCGGTACGCTCCTGGGCTCGACCCCGGTACCCGTGACCGGCGGCTGGGAGAACTTCCAGGACGTCGACGTGAACTTGAGCAAGGTCCCCAAGAAGGCCACCGAGCTCTTCCTCGTCTTCAAGGGAGGCGACGGAGCGCTGTACGACGTCGACGACTTCGAGCTCACCCACAGCACCGCCGGCAAGGCCGCCAAGCGGGTCCTGGTCTTCTCGAAGACGGCCGGCTTCCGCCACGACGCGATTCCCGAGGGCATCGCCGCGCTGAAGGAACTCGGCAAGGGCAGCGACATCACCGTCGACGCGACGGAGGAGGCCCGCCAGTTCACCACCGGCAACCTGGCGCGGTACGACGCCGTCGTCTTCCTGTCGACGACCGGTGACGTGCTCAACGCCGACCAGCAGAAGGCATTCGAGAACTACGTGGCCACCGGCGGCGGCTACATGGGCGTCCACGCGGCGGCGGACACGGAGTACGACTGGCCGTTCTACGGCGGACTCGTCGGGGCGTACTTCTCCTCGCACCCCGCCATCCAGCCCGCCACCGTCCGCGTCGAGGACCACAAGCACCCGGCCACCGCCCACCTCGACGACGAGTGGAACCGCACCGACGAGTGGTACAACTACCGCACCAACCCGCGCGGTCAGGCCAAGGTCCTCGCCACACTCGACGAGACGACCTACACCGGCGGCACCATGAAGGGCGACCACCCGATCACCTGGTGCCAGTCCTACCAGGGCGGCCGCTCCTTCTACACCGGCCTCGGCCACACCAAGGAGTCGTACGCCGAACCGGCCTTCCGGGGGCTCCTCCTCGGCGGCATGCGGTACGCGGCCGGTCAGGTGAAGGCCGACTGCAAGCCCGACACCGGCTACCGGTCGATCTTCAACGGCAAGACGCTCGAAGGATGGAAGCAGGCCGGCCCCGGAAAGTTCGACATCGTCGACGGTGAACTGCGCTCCGAGGGCGGCATGGGTCTGCTCACCTACCAGGCCAAGGAGCTCGGTGCGTACTCGCTCAAGCTCGACTGGAAGATGCAGGGCGACGACAACTCCGGTGTCTTCGTCGGCTTCCCGGAGTCCGACGACCCCTGGTCCGCGGTGAACAACGGCTACGAGGTCCAGATCGACGCCACCGACGCGCCCGACCGCACCACGGGCTCGATCTACACCTTCAAGGCGGCGAACATCAAGGCCCGCGACCAGGCCCTGCGGCCGCCCGGCCAGTGGAACAGCTACGAGATCAAGGTCCAGGGCGAACGTCTCCAGGTCTTCCTCAACGGAGTGAAGATCAACGACTTCACCAACACCGATCCGGCACGGAGCCTGAAGAACGGCTACATCGGCATCCAGAACCACGGTGCCAATGACCATGTGTCCTTCCGCAACATCCAGCTGAAGGAACTGCCCTCGGCGTAG
- a CDS encoding Gfo/Idh/MocA family protein — protein MVGYAFMGAAHSQGWRTAGHVFELPMRPALAAICGRDRTAVDAAAARHGWAAAETDWRALIARDDVQLVDICTPGDSHAEIAIAALEAGKHVLCEKPLANTVAEAEAMTEAAERAAARGQVALVGFNYRKVPAITYARQLIAEGRIGALRHVRATYLQDWLVDPESPLTWRLKREHAGSGALGDLGAHIVDLAQFLAGEKLVGVSAVRETFVRERPLPAGPSAGLSGAADPAARGAVTVDDAALFTGRLASGALASFEATRMAAGRKNALRLEINGQLGSLAFDLERLNELSFHDHTEPAATAGFRRILVTEPQHPYLEAWWPPGHALGYEHTFTHQARDVVRTIAEGTVPAPSFADGLQVQRVLAAVEESAEKNSVHTPVAL, from the coding sequence ATGGTCGGATACGCGTTCATGGGCGCCGCCCACTCGCAGGGGTGGCGTACCGCGGGGCACGTCTTCGAGCTGCCGATGCGACCGGCTCTCGCCGCGATCTGCGGACGTGACCGGACGGCTGTCGACGCGGCGGCGGCCCGCCACGGCTGGGCGGCGGCGGAGACCGACTGGCGGGCCCTCATCGCCCGGGACGATGTGCAGCTCGTCGACATCTGCACCCCCGGCGACAGTCACGCCGAGATCGCCATCGCCGCCCTGGAGGCCGGCAAGCACGTGCTGTGCGAGAAGCCGCTCGCCAACACGGTCGCCGAGGCGGAGGCGATGACCGAGGCCGCGGAGCGCGCCGCGGCCCGCGGTCAGGTCGCGCTGGTGGGCTTCAACTACCGCAAGGTGCCCGCGATCACGTACGCCCGGCAGCTGATCGCCGAGGGCCGGATCGGTGCCCTGCGGCATGTCCGTGCCACCTACCTCCAGGACTGGCTCGTCGATCCCGAATCGCCGCTCACCTGGCGGCTGAAGCGGGAACACGCCGGCTCGGGAGCGCTGGGCGATCTGGGGGCGCACATCGTCGACCTGGCCCAGTTTCTGGCGGGGGAGAAGCTGGTCGGGGTGTCGGCGGTCCGTGAGACGTTCGTACGTGAACGGCCGCTGCCGGCCGGTCCGTCCGCCGGGCTCTCCGGCGCCGCGGACCCGGCGGCGCGCGGGGCGGTGACCGTCGACGACGCGGCCCTGTTCACCGGCCGGCTCGCCTCCGGGGCGCTGGCCTCGTTCGAGGCGACCCGGATGGCGGCCGGCCGGAAGAACGCGCTGCGGCTGGAGATCAACGGACAGCTCGGTTCGCTCGCCTTCGATCTGGAACGGCTCAACGAGCTGTCCTTCCACGACCACACCGAACCCGCCGCCACGGCAGGGTTCCGGCGCATCCTCGTCACCGAGCCCCAGCATCCCTACCTGGAGGCGTGGTGGCCGCCCGGCCACGCCCTCGGCTACGAGCACACCTTCACGCATCAGGCCCGTGATGTGGTGCGCACGATCGCCGAAGGGACCGTCCCCGCACCGTCGTTCGCCGACGGGCTGCAGGTGCAGCGGGTGCTCGCGGCGGTCGAGGAGAGCGCCGAGAAGAACTCCGTACATACCCCCGTGGCTCTCTAG
- a CDS encoding sugar phosphate isomerase/epimerase family protein, with protein MPRPFTLFTGQWADLPLEEVCRHARDFGYDGLELACWGDHFEVDKALTDPGYLDGRRQLLDKYGLKCWAISNHLVGQAVCDSPIDERHQGILPARIWGDGEPEGVRRRAAEEIKNTARAAAAFGVRTVIGFTGSSIWHLVAMFPPVPPHMIERGYEDFAERWNPILDVFDAEGVRFAHEVHPGEIAYDYWTTHRALEAVGHRAAFGLNFDPSHFVWQDLDPVSFLYDFRDRIYHVDCKEARKRLDGRNGRLGSHLPWGDPRRGWDFVSAGHGDVPWEDVFRMLRSIGYEGPVSVEWEDAGMDRLAGAPEALSTLKRYDFEPPSASFDSAFGGGD; from the coding sequence ATGCCCCGTCCCTTCACACTCTTCACCGGCCAGTGGGCCGACCTGCCCCTGGAGGAGGTCTGCCGGCATGCCCGGGACTTCGGCTACGACGGGCTCGAACTCGCCTGCTGGGGCGATCACTTCGAGGTCGACAAGGCCCTGACGGACCCCGGCTACCTGGACGGCCGACGGCAACTGCTCGACAAGTACGGGCTGAAGTGCTGGGCGATCTCCAATCACCTCGTCGGCCAGGCCGTCTGCGACAGCCCGATCGACGAACGGCACCAGGGGATTCTCCCGGCGCGGATCTGGGGCGACGGTGAGCCCGAAGGGGTACGCCGGCGTGCCGCCGAGGAGATCAAGAACACCGCCCGCGCGGCCGCCGCCTTCGGAGTGCGTACGGTCATCGGCTTCACCGGCTCCTCGATCTGGCACCTCGTCGCGATGTTCCCGCCCGTCCCGCCGCACATGATCGAGCGGGGGTACGAGGACTTCGCCGAGCGCTGGAACCCGATCCTGGATGTCTTCGACGCGGAGGGCGTGCGGTTCGCCCATGAGGTGCACCCCGGCGAGATCGCGTACGACTACTGGACCACACACCGCGCGCTGGAGGCAGTCGGCCACCGGGCCGCGTTCGGGCTGAACTTCGACCCCAGCCACTTCGTCTGGCAGGACCTCGACCCGGTCAGTTTCCTGTACGACTTCCGGGACCGCATCTACCACGTGGACTGCAAGGAGGCGCGCAAGCGCCTGGACGGCCGCAACGGCCGCCTCGGCTCCCATCTGCCGTGGGGCGACCCGCGGCGCGGCTGGGACTTCGTCTCCGCCGGGCACGGTGACGTGCCGTGGGAGGACGTCTTCCGGATGCTCCGGTCCATCGGCTACGAGGGGCCGGTCTCCGTCGAGTGGGAGGACGCGGGGATGGACCGGCTGGCAGGTGCGCCGGAAGCGCTTTCCACGCTGAAGCGGTACGACTTCGAACCGCCGTCGGCATCGTTCGACTCGGCCTTCGGGGGTGGCGACTGA
- a CDS encoding sugar phosphate isomerase/epimerase family protein yields the protein MTIRLGYGTNGLTDLRLDDALGLLADLGYDGVGLTLDHMHLDPLAPDLHARTHRVASRLQELGLGVTVETGARYILDPRRKHGPSLLDPDPEARAARTRLLVRAVGIAADLGAHAVHCFSGITPPDTTPDTAWQRLVDSLDPVLDAADRSGIPLAIEPEPGHLLADLADFHHLRVLSGDPPPLGLTLDIGHCQCLEPAPPADCVRDAAPWLRHVQIEDMRRGVHEHLPFGDGEIDFPPVLEALDALSDTGYRGLTVVELPRHSHAGPELARTSIEFLRKHGPSGR from the coding sequence ATGACGATCCGCCTCGGCTACGGCACCAACGGACTCACCGACCTCCGCCTCGACGACGCCCTCGGCCTCCTGGCCGACCTCGGGTATGACGGGGTCGGCCTGACTCTCGACCACATGCACCTCGACCCCCTCGCGCCGGACCTCCACGCCCGCACCCACCGGGTGGCGTCCAGGCTCCAGGAGCTGGGCCTCGGCGTCACCGTCGAGACCGGGGCCCGGTACATCCTCGACCCCCGCCGCAAGCACGGCCCGTCCCTCCTCGACCCGGACCCCGAGGCCCGCGCCGCCCGCACCCGGCTGCTCGTCCGGGCCGTCGGTATCGCCGCCGACCTCGGCGCCCACGCCGTGCACTGCTTCAGCGGCATCACCCCACCGGACACCACCCCCGACACCGCCTGGCAGCGGCTCGTCGACTCCCTCGACCCCGTCCTGGACGCCGCCGACCGCTCCGGCATCCCCCTGGCCATCGAACCCGAGCCCGGACACCTCCTCGCCGATCTCGCCGACTTCCACCACCTGCGCGTCCTCAGCGGCGATCCACCACCGCTCGGACTCACCCTCGACATCGGCCACTGCCAATGCCTGGAGCCCGCGCCGCCCGCCGACTGCGTCCGCGACGCCGCCCCCTGGCTGCGGCACGTCCAGATCGAGGACATGCGCAGGGGCGTCCACGAACACCTCCCGTTCGGCGACGGCGAGATCGACTTCCCGCCCGTACTCGAAGCGCTCGACGCCCTCTCGGACACCGGCTACCGCGGTCTGACCGTCGTCGAGCTGCCCCGTCACTCCCACGCCGGACCCGAACTCGCCCGCACCTCCATCGAGTTCCTCCGCAAGCACGGCCCGTCAGGACGCTGA
- a CDS encoding inositol-3-phosphate synthase, which produces MSASAVRTGVWFIGARGSVATTATAGCAAVAAGLHPAAGMVTETTPFADSGLPTLTSLVFGGHDTVGCPLPKRAEALAAGGVLPHGLPRAVRSELAAADAEIRPGGPLPGDTRSDEELITAFAADLVDFGRRNGLTRTVVVNVASTEPAPAPGDPRLAVSSLYAAAALRAGCPYVNFTPSTGLRTPALQDAAAGCGLPHAGRDGKTGQTLLRSVLAPMFVQRALPVRAWSGTNLLGGGDGAALADPGAAAAKNAGKERVLADTLGSAPEGEVHIDDVPALGDWKTAWDHIAFDGFLGARMVLQTTWQGCDSALAAPLVLDLARLVARAHEKGLTGPLPQLGFYFKDPDGGPAALFEQYGELLAFADTLRGAK; this is translated from the coding sequence GTGTCAGCATCCGCCGTTCGTACCGGAGTCTGGTTCATCGGAGCACGCGGTTCCGTCGCCACCACCGCCACGGCGGGGTGCGCGGCGGTCGCGGCAGGGCTCCACCCGGCGGCCGGCATGGTCACCGAGACCACGCCGTTCGCCGACAGCGGGCTGCCCACCCTCACCTCACTGGTCTTCGGCGGACACGACACCGTCGGCTGCCCCCTGCCCAAACGCGCCGAGGCCCTGGCCGCCGGGGGAGTGCTGCCGCACGGACTGCCCCGGGCCGTGCGCTCCGAACTCGCCGCCGCCGACGCGGAGATACGGCCCGGCGGGCCACTGCCCGGCGACACCCGCAGCGACGAGGAACTCATCACCGCCTTCGCCGCCGACCTCGTCGACTTCGGGCGCCGCAACGGTCTGACCAGGACGGTCGTGGTCAACGTCGCCTCCACGGAACCCGCCCCCGCCCCCGGCGACCCGCGTTTGGCCGTCAGCTCGCTCTATGCCGCGGCGGCGCTCCGGGCCGGCTGCCCGTACGTCAACTTCACCCCGTCCACCGGGCTGCGCACCCCCGCGCTCCAGGACGCCGCCGCGGGCTGCGGACTTCCTCACGCGGGCCGCGACGGCAAGACCGGCCAGACGCTGCTCCGCTCCGTACTCGCCCCGATGTTCGTGCAACGCGCCCTGCCCGTACGGGCCTGGTCGGGTACCAACCTGCTGGGCGGCGGGGACGGAGCGGCGCTGGCCGACCCGGGCGCGGCCGCGGCCAAGAACGCCGGCAAGGAACGCGTCCTCGCCGACACGCTGGGATCGGCGCCCGAGGGCGAGGTCCACATCGACGACGTACCGGCCCTCGGCGACTGGAAGACGGCGTGGGACCACATCGCGTTCGACGGATTCCTCGGTGCGCGCATGGTGCTCCAGACCACCTGGCAGGGGTGCGACTCCGCACTGGCCGCACCCCTGGTCCTGGACCTGGCGAGACTGGTCGCCCGCGCCCACGAGAAGGGACTGACCGGCCCCTTGCCCCAGCTCGGCTTCTACTTCAAGGACCCGGACGGCGGCCCGGCCGCACTCTTCGAGCAGTACGGAGAGCTGCTGGCCTTCGCCGACACCCTGCGGGGGGCGAAGTGA